The Echeneis naucrates chromosome 10, fEcheNa1.1, whole genome shotgun sequence genome has a window encoding:
- the LOC115050442 gene encoding protocadherin alpha-8-like, with amino-acid sequence MEQRRRERGRSRGYLAGSVVAVLLWSLASAQLRYSVPEEVTEGTVVGHIAKDLGLDKSTLKDRKYRIVSSGTDPLFRVDQNDGILYVSRKIDREEVCPQSSTCLMNVKTVLENPLEVHYVGVEVLDINDHSPSFPEKTKRLEISENVLPGVRIQLQASRDPDSGHFSVQQYKISDNDHFRLEVKDKGDDGKIPILVIKKSLDRESAASHSLVLTAVDGGKPPKSGNMNILINVLDVNDNAPVFHQDVYSVMLNENAPVGTTVIQVNATDLDEGPNGDLIYSFTDSINQKLLKLFDINSSTGEITVKGLIDYEQKDKYEIEIRSSDKGLAPLATEKSVIIKIADMNDNAPEIEVTSFSSSIPEDSRPGTTVALISVNDLDSGLNGKVICSVGEDVPFALSPSVEDKMYSLVTKSALDREKQSHYDITITAKDAGQPPLSSEKTVSVVVSDVNDNSPEFSLSPYTFYVTEANEPGASVFSVQAFDRDENENAHISYHILRNRHDENKLTSFLNINSETGDISALKSFDFETVKTFQFHVVASDSGSPSLSSNVTVNVFILDQNDNAPVILYPLSSNGSAEGVEEIPRNVNAGHLVTKVRAYDADIGYNGWLLFSLQEVTAHSLFTLDRYTGQIRTLRSFTETDEAEHKLLILVKDNGNVSLSATATVLVRLVEPKEAFAASDVKSSSRADEDNNVTFYLMITLASVSALFLISIIVLIAMQCSKSTDYTSKYLQETNYDGTLCHSIQYRSGDKRYMLVGPRMSIGSTIVPGSQANTLVLPDRRRTSEEKENE; translated from the exons ATGGAACAAAGAAGACGCGAGCGAGGACGGTCGCGCGGATATTTGGCTGGATCCGTGGTTGCTGTGCTTTTGTGGAGTCTGGCCTCGGCGCAGTTAAGATATTCAGTTCCTGAGGAGGTTACTGAAGGAACTGTGGTTGGACACATCGCTAAGGATCTGGGCTTAGATAAAAGCACGCTGAAAGACAGGAAGTATCGGATTGTTTCCAGCGGCACTGATCCCCTTTTCCGTGTAGACCAGAACGATGGCATCCTCTATGTGAGCCGGAAGATTGACAGAGAAGAGGTTTGTCCGCAGAGCAGTACGTGtttaatgaatgtaaaaacGGTTCTGGAAAATCCGCTGGAGGTTCATTATGTCGGAGTGGAGGTGCTGGACATAAACGATCATTCTCCCAGTTtcccagagaaaacaaagaggttAGAGATTTCTGAAAACGTTCTGCCCGGAGTACGTATTCAGCTACAAGCCTCACGTGATCCAGACAGtggtcatttttctgttcaacAATATAAAATTAGCGACAATGATCACTTCCGTTTGGAAGTTAAGGACAAAGGAGATGATGGTAAAATACCTATACTGGTTATTAAAAAGTCTTTAGACCGAGAATCTGCAGCGAGCCATTCTTTAGTACTAACCGCAGTGGATGGTGGGAAACCTCCAAAATCCGGcaacatgaacattttaataaatgttcTAGATGTGAATGATAACGCTCCTGTTTTCCATCAAGACGTTTATTCTGTGATGCTCAATGAGAACGCACCGGTAGGAACAACAGTCATACAAGTGAATGCAACAGATTTAGATGAAGGACCAAATGGTGATTTAATTTATTCGTTTACCGATAGTATCAATCAAAAGTTATTGAAACTTTTTGATATAAATTCGTCAACAGGCGAAATTACTGTAAAAGGATTGATAGACTATGAGCAAAAGGACaaatatgaaattgaaattcGTTCATCTGATAAAGGTCTTGCTCCACTGGCTACAGAAAAAAGTGTAATTATCAAAATAGCTGACATGAATGACAATGCACCTGAGATTGAAGTCACCTCATTTTCCAGCTCCATCCCTGAGGACTCCAGACCTGGAACTACAGTTGCCCTTATCAGTGTCAATGACTTGGACTCTGGTCTTAATGGGAAAGTTATTTGCTCCGTAGGTGAGGATGTTCCTTTTGCTTTATCACCATCCGTAGaagataaaatgtattcattagtGACCAAATCTGCcctggacagagagaaacagtcaCATTATGACATAACAATAACTGCAAAAGACGCTGGTCAGCCTCCATTGTCCTCAGAAAAGACAGTCAGTGTGGTGGTGTCAGATGTGAATGACAACAGTCCAGAGTTTTCACTCAGTCCCTACACTTTCTATGTCACTGAAGCTAATGAGCCTGGagcctctgtgttttcagttcaaGCTTTTGATCGGGATGAGAATGAGAATGCACACATTTCCTACCATATTCTCAGAAACAGACATGACGAAAATAAACTGACTTCATTTCTCAACATAAACTCTGAAACTGGAGACATTTCTGCTCTGAAGAGTTTTGACTTTGAGACAGTGAAAACCTTCCAGTTCCACGTTGTTGCGTCAGATTCAGGAAGTCCGTCTCTGAGCAGCAACGTCACAGTGAACGTGTTCATTCTGGATCAGAACGACAACGCTCCAGTCATCCTGTATCCACTCAGCTCCAACGGTTCTGCTGAAGGTGTGGAGGAGATTCCCCGCAATGTCAACGCAGGACACTTGGTGACTAAAGTCAGAGCCTATGATGCTGATATAGGATATAACGGCTGGTTactcttttcactgcaggaagTTACTGCCCACAGTCTCTTTACTTTGGACCGATATACAGGACAGATCAGGACACTTCGctcattcacagagacagacgaggCTGAGCACAAACTGCTCATACTGGTCAAAGACAATGGGAACGTGTCACTCTCAGCAACAGCTACTGTCCTTGTCAGACTTGTGGAGCCCAAAGAGGCTTTTGCAGCTTCTGATGTGAAAAGTTCATCCAGAGCAGATGAGGATAATAATGTGACTTTTTACCTGATGATAACTTTGGCCTCagtttcagcactttttctcaTCAGCATCATTGTGCTGATTGCAATGCAGTGCTCCAAATCCACAGACTACACTTCTAAATATCTACAAGAGACCAACTATGATGGGACACTGTGTCACAGCATCCAGTACAGATCTGGAGACAAACGCTACATGTTAGTTGGACCCAGGATGAGTATAGGATCTACTATAGTCCCAGGCAGCCAAGCTAACACTCTCGTGCTCCCTGACAGGAGGAGAACATCTGAGGAG AAGGAAAATGAATGA
- the LOC115050443 gene encoding protocadherin alpha-3-like, which yields MEQRGCNAWGVRLCWVALLLGLDVLWIGAFAQIKYSISEEVEDGTVVGNTAKDLGLDKSALKNRGYRIVTSSAEPPFQVSQIDGILYVKGRIDREEICGRTSPCLIQMKAVLENPLEIHYVTVEILDINDHSPVFPEKEKRLEISESALAGARFQLQAARDPDVGQFSIQQYKLSHTDYFKIEVKDRGEDLKVPFLVLQRQLDRETAGKHKLRLTAIDGGKPVRSGNIEIIVDVLDVNDNSPVFAKDVYSATLQENVPAGTVVIQVNATDLDQDANGEIIYSFGNEVDPKLMDLFTVDSHTGEVQVKGQIDFEKSKSFEIDIQASDKGPVPLKTDKSVIITVIDVNDNAPEIEVTSFSSLIKEDSKIGTTVALISVSDLDSGINGRVICTISEDAPFTLFPSLQENMYAVVTKSQLDRETISQYDITIVAKDAGVPIFSTEKTIQIFISDVNDNNPEFSSSPYTFYVTENNKPGVSVFSVKATDPDESDNALIFYQLLRDGSGDRLSSFLSINSETGDISALKSFDFETVKTFQFHVVASDSGSPSLSSNVTVNVFILDQNDNAPVILYPLSSNGSAEGVEEIPRNVNAGHLVTKVRAYDADIGYNGWLLFSLQEVTAHSLFTLDRYTGQIRTLRSFTETDEAEHKLLILVKDNGNVSLSATATVLVRLVEPKEAFAASDVKSSSRADEDNNVTFYLMITLASVSTLFLISIIVLIAMQCSKSTDYTSKYLQETNYDGTLCHSIQYRSGDKRYMLVGPRMSIGSTIVPGSQANTLVLPDRRRTSEEVRWFHSKSELSFWGSHSNHLFPVFMMYILALGAG from the coding sequence ATGGAACAAAGAGGATGCAACGCCTGGGGAGTACGACTGTGTTGGGTTGCCTTGTTGCTTGGTCTGGATGTTTTATGGATTGGAGCTTTTGCACAGATCAAGTACTCGATATCAGAGGAGGTTGAAGATGGAACCGTTGTCGGAAATACAGCTAAGGATTTGGGTCTAGATAAAAGTGCGCTCAAAAACAGAGGATATCGCATCGTAACGAGCTCAGCCGAGCCCCCGTTTCAAGTCAGTCAAATTGATGGAATCCTGTATGTAAAGGGAAGAATAGACAGGGAGGAGATTTGCGGACGGACCAGTCCATGTTTGATCCAAATGAAAGCCGTGCTGGAAAATCCGCTCGAAATTCATTACGTGACCGTGGAAATACTTGATATAAATGACCATTCGCCTGTTTttccagagaaagagaaaagacttGAGATTTCCGAGTCGGCTCTAGCAGGAGCAAGATTTCAACTACAAGCTGCGCGCGACCCTGATGTAGGCCAGTTTTCCATTCAGCAGTATAAACTCAGCCATACCGACTATTTTAAAATAGAAGTCAAGGATAGAGGTGAAGACCTTAAAGTACCATTTCTAGTTCTACAGAGGCAGTTGGACAGAGAGACGGCCGGGAAACATAAACTACGTCTCACAGCAATAGATGGAGGAAAACCGGTGAGGTCTGGCAACATAGAAATCATTGTGGATGTGCTTGATGTTAATGACAACTCGCCCGTGTTTGCTAAAGACGTGTACTCGGCCACATTACAGGAAAACGTCCCCGCGGGTACTGTAGTGATTCAAGTAAATGCAACCGATTTGGACCAGGATGCAAACGGAGAAATAATTTATTCCTTTGGAAACGAAGTCGACCCTAAACTAATGGATCTATTTACTGTAGATTCACACACAGGAGAAGTTCAAGTCAAAGGTCAGATAGATTTCGAGAAAAGTAAAAGCTTTGAAATTGACATTCAGGCATCCGATAAAGGACCAGTTCCTCTTAAAACTGACAAAAGTGTAATAATAACTGTTATTGATGTGAATGATAATGCCCCCGAGATAGAAGTGACATCATTTTCTAGCTTGATCAAGGAAGATTCAAAAATAGGAACTACAGTGGCCTTGATTAGTGTCAGTGATTTAGACTCTGGAATCAATGGTAGGGTCATTTGCACAATTAGCGAAGATGCCCCCTTTACTTTATTTCCATCCTTACAAGAAAACATGTATGCTGTAGTAACCAAATCCCAGCTAGACAGAGAAACTATTTCTCAATATGATATCACAATTGTTGCAAAAGATGCAGGTGTCCCAATTTTTTCAACTGAAAAGACTATACAAATCTTTATATCAGATGTAAATGACAACAATCCTGAATTTTCTTCAAGCCCTTACACATTTTACGTCACTGAGAACAACAAACCCGGAGTCTCCGTATTTTCAGTGAAAGCAACTGATCCTGATGAAAGTGACAATGCCCTTATTTTCTACCAGCTTTTAAGAGATGGAAGCGGCGATAGACTGTCTTCTTTTCTCAGCATCAACTCTGAAACTGGGGACATTTCTGCTCTGAAAagttttgactttgaaacaGTGAAAACTTTCCAGTTCCACGTTGTTGCGTCAGATTCAGGAAGTCCGTCTCTGAGCAGCAACGTCACAGTGAACGTGTTCATTCTGGATCAGAATGACAACGCTCCAGTCATCCTGTATCCACTCAGCTCCAACGGTTCTGCTGAAGGTGTGGAGGAGATTCCCCGCAATGTCAACGCAGGACACTTGGTGACTAAAGTCAGAGCCTATGATGCTGATATAGGATATAACGGCTGGTTactcttttcactgcaggaagTTACTGCCCACAGTCTCTTTACTTTGGACCGATATACAGGACAGATCAGGACACTTCGctcattcacagagacagacgaggCTGAGCACAAACTGCTCATACTGGTCAAAGACAATGGGAACGTGTCACTCTCAGCAACAGCTACTGTCCTTGTCAGACTTGTGGAGCCCAAAGAGGCTTTTGCAGCTTCTGATGTGAAAAGTTCATCCAGAGCAGATGAGGATAATAATGTGACTTTTTACCTGATGATAACTTTGGCCTCAGTTTCAACACTTTTTCTCATCAGTATCATTGTGCTGATTGCAATGCAGTGCTCCAAATCCACAGACTACACTTCTAAATATCTACAAGAGACTAACTATGATGGGACACTGTGTCACAGCATCCAGTACAGATCTGGAGACAAACGCTACATGTTAGTTGGACCCAGGATGAGTATAGGATCTACTATAGTCCCAGGCAGCCAAGCTAACACACTAGTGCTCcctgacaggaggaggacatCTGAGGAGGTAAGGTGGtttcattcaaaaagtgaaTTGTCTTTTTGGGGTAGTCATAGTAAccacctgtttcctgtttttatgaTGTACATTTTGGCTCTGGGGGCCGGCTGA
- the LOC115050440 gene encoding protocadherin alpha-8-like — translation MEQRRRERGRSRGYLAGSVVAVLLWSLASAQLRYSVPEEVTEGTVVGHIAKDLGLDKSTLKDRKYRIVSSGTDPLFRVDQNDGILYVSRKIDREEVCPQSSTCLMNVKTVLENPLEVHYVEVEVLDINDHSPSFPEKTKRLEISESVLPGARFQLKPSRDPDSGQFSVQKYILSQNGHFRLEIKDKGDDGKIPILVLQTSLDREAACSHSLVLTALDGGKPPKSGNMNILVNVLDVNDNTPIFSKDIYSVTLTENVAVGTTVVQVNATDLDEGQNGEVYYSFGNSVNNELFKLFDINPSTGEITVKGLIDYEQKDKYEIEIEASDKGLAPLTTEKSVVIKIADMNDNAPEIEVTSFSSSIPEDSRPGTTVALISVNDLDSGLNGKVICSVGEDVPFALSPSLKERMYSLVTKSALDREKQSHYDITITAKDAGQPPLSSEKTVSVVVSDVNDNSPEFSLSPYTFYVTEANEPGASVFSVQAFDRDENENAHISYHILRNGHDDNKVTSFLSINSETGDISALKSFDFETVKTFQFHVVASDSGSPSLSRNVTVKVFILDQNDNAPVILYPLSSNGSAEGVEEIPRNVNAGHLVTKVRAYDADIGYNGWLLFSLQEVTAHSLFTLDRYTGQIRTLRSFTETDEAEHKLLILVKDNGNVSLSATATVLVRLVEPKEAFAASDVKSSSRADEDNNVTFYLMITLASVSALFLISIIVLIAMQCSKSTDYTSKYLQETNYDGTLCHSIQYRSGDKRYMLVGPRMSIGSTIVPGSQANTLVLPDRRRTSEEVRWFHSKSELSFWGSHSNHLFPVFMMYILALGEG, via the coding sequence ATGGAACAAAGAAGACGCGAGCGAGGACGGTCGCGCGGATATTTGGCTGGATCCGTGGTTGCTGTGCTTTTGTGGAGTCTGGCCTCGGCGCAGTTAAGATATTCAGTTCCTGAGGAGGTTACTGAAGGAACCGTGGTTGGACACATCGCTAAGGATCTGGGCTTAGATAAAAGCACGCTGAAAGACAGGAAGTATCGGATTGTTTCCAGCGGCACTGATCCCCTTTTCCGTGTAGACCAGAACGATGGCATCCTCTATGTGAGCCGGAAGATTGACAGAGAAGAGGTTTGTCCGCAGAGCAGTACGTGtttaatgaatgtaaaaacGGTTCTGGAAAATCCGCTGGAGGTTCATTATGTTGAAGTGGAGGTGCTGGACATAAACGATCATTCTCCCAGTTtcccagagaaaacaaagaggttAGAGATTTCTGAATCCGTGTTGCCCGGAGCTCGATTTCAGCTAAAACCGTCACGTGATCCTGATAGTGGTCAGTTTTCCGTACAAAAATATATTCTCAGTCAAAACGGTCACTTTCGGTTGGAAATAAAGGATAAAGGAGATGATGGAAAGATACCGATATTGGTATTGCAGACATCTTTGGATAGGGAAGCAGCGTGTAGTCACTCCTTGGTGCTCACGGCGTTAGATGGGGGGAAACCTCCAAAATCTGGCAACATGAATATTTTGGTGAATGTTTTGGATGTTAATGATAACACGCCGATTTTCTCGAAGGATATTTACTCTGTGACACTCACTGAAAATGTTGCAGTTGGCACTACTGTTGTACAAGTGAATGCAACTGATTTAGATGAAGGTCAGAATGGAGAAGTGTATTACTCGTTTGGTAACAGTGTgaataatgaattatttaagCTCTTTGACATCAATCCATCAACAGGTGAAATAACTGTCAAAGGTCTTATAGACTATGAGCAAAAGGATAAGTACGAGATTGAAATTGAGGCATCTGATAAAGGTCTTGCTCCACTAACTACGGAGAAAAGTGTTGTTATCAAAATAGCTGATATGAATGACAATGCACCTGAGATTGAAGTCACCTCATTTTCCAGCTCCATCCCTGAGGACTCCAGACCTGGAACTACAGTTGCCCTTATCAGTGTCAATGACTTGGACTCTGGTCTTAATGGGAAAGTTATTTGCTCCGTAGGTGAGGATGTTCCTTTTGCTTTATCACCATCCTTAAAAGAAAGAATGTATTCATTAGTGACCAAATCTGCcctggacagagagaaacagtcaCATTATGACATAACAATAACTGCAAAAGACGCTGGTCAGCCTCCATTGTCCTCAGAAAAGACAGTCAGTGTGGTGGTGTCAGATGTGAATGACAACAGTCCAGAGTTTTCACTAAGTCCCTACACTTTCTATGTCACTGAAGCTAATGAGCCTGGagcctctgtgttttcagttcaaGCTTTTGATCGGGATGAGAATGAGAATGCACACATTTCCTACCATATTCTCAGAAACGGACATGACGATAATAAAGTGACTTCATTTCTCAGCATAAACTCTGAAACTGGAGACATTTCTGCTCTGAAGagttttgactttgaaacaGTGAAAACCTTCCAGTTCCATGTTGTTGCGTCAGATTCAGGAAGTCCGTCTCTGAGCAGAAACGTCACAGTGAAGGTGTTCATTCTGGATCAGAACGACAACGCTCCAGTCATCCTGTATCCACTCAGCTCCAACGGTTCTGCTGAAGGTGTGGAGGAGATTCCCCGCAATGTCAACGCAGGACACTTGGTGACTAAAGTCAGAGCCTATGATGCTGATATAGGATATAACGGCTGGTTactcttttcactgcaggaagTTACTGCCCACAGTCTCTTTACTTTGGACCGATATACAGGACAGATCAGGACACTTCGctcattcacagagacagacgaggCTGAGCACAAACTGCTCATACTGGTCAAAGACAATGGGAACGTGTCACTCTCAGCAACAGCTACTGTCCTTGTCAGACTTGTGGAGCCCAAAGAGGCTTTTGCAGCTTCTGATGTGAAAAGTTCATCCAGAGCAGATGAGGATAATAATGTCACTTTTTACCTGATGATAACTTTGGCCTCagtttcagcactttttctcaTCAGTATCATTGTGCTGATTGCAATGCAGTGCTCCAAATCCACAGACTACACTTCTAAATATCTACAAGAGACTAACTATGATGGAACACTGTGTCACAGCATCCAGTACAGATCCGGAGACAAACGCTACATGTTAGTTGGACCCAGGATGAGTATAGGATCTACTATAGTCCCAGGCAGCCAAGCTAACACTCTAGTGCTCCCTGACAGGAGAAGAACATCTGAGGAGGTAAGGTGGtttcattcaaaaagtgaaTTGTCTTTTTGGGGTAGTCATAGTAAccacctgtttcctgtttttatgaTGTACATTTTGGCTCTGGGGGAAGGCTGA
- the LOC115050116 gene encoding protocadherin alpha-8-like gives MEQRRRERGRSRGYLAGSVVAVLLWSLASAQLRYSVPEEVTEGTVVGHIAKDLGLDKSTLKDRKYRIVSSGTDPLFRVDQNDGILYVSRKIDREEVCPQSSTCLMNVKTVLENPLEVHYVGVEVLDINDHSPSFPEKTKRLEISENVFPGARFQLKPASDPDSGHFSVQQYKISQNDHFRLEVKDKGDDGKTPILVIKKALDRESAASHSLVLTAVDGGKPPKSGNMNILINVLDINDNAPVFTRDYSAMLDENAPVGTTVIQVNATDLDEGPNGDVVYSFSSSMSQNILNLFDINPSTGEITVTGLIDYEKKDRYEIEVEASDKGFAPLTTEKGVIIKIADMNDNAPEIEVTSFSSSIPEDSRPGTTVALISVNDLDSGLNGKVICSVGEDVPFALSPSIQDKMYSLVTKSALDREKQSHYDITITAKDAGQPPLSSEKTVSVVVSDVNDNSPEFSLSPYTFYVTEANEPGASVFSVQAFDRDENENAHISYHILRNGHDDNKLTSFLSINSETGDISALKSFDFETVKTFQFHVVASDSGSPSLSSNVTVNVFILDQNDNAPVILYPLSSNGSAEGVEEIPRNVNAGHLVTKVRAYDVDIGYNGWLLFSLQEVTAHSLFTLDRYTGQIRTLRSFTETDEAEHKLLILVKDNGNVSLSATATVLVRLVEPKEAFAASDVKSSSRADEDNNVTFYLMITLASVSALFLISIIVLIAMQCSKSTDYTSKYLQETNYDGTLCHSIQYRSGDKRYMLVGPRMSIGSTIVPGSQANTLVLPDKRRTSEEVR, from the coding sequence ATGGAACAAAGAAGACGCGAGCGAGGACGGTCGCGCGGATATTTGGCTGGATCCGTGGTTGCTGTGCTTTTGTGGAGTCTGGCCTCGGCGCAGTTAAGATATTCAGTTCCTGAGGAGGTTACTGAAGGAACTGTGGTTGGACACATCGCTAAGGATCTGGGCTTAGATAAAAGCACGCTGAAAGACAGGAAGTATCGGATTGTTTCCAGCGGCACTGATCCCCTTTTCCGTGTAGACCAGAACGATGGCATCCTCTATGTGAGCCGGAAGATTGACAGAGAAGAGGTTTGTCCGCAGAGCAGTACGTGtttaatgaatgtaaaaacGGTTCTGGAAAATCCGCTGGAGGTTCATTATGTCGGAGTGGAGGTGCTGGACATAAACGATCATTCTCCCAGTTtcccagagaaaacaaagaggttAGAGATTTCTGAAAACGTTTTTCCGGGAGCTCGATTTCAGCTAAAACCAGCAAGTGATCCAGACAGtggtcatttttctgttcaacAATATAAAATCAGCCAAAATGATCACTTCAGATTGGAGGTTAAGGATAAAGGAGATGATGGAAAGACACCAATATTAGTCATTAAAAAAGCTTTAGACCGAGAATCCGCAGCGAGCCATTCTTTAGTACTAACCGCAGTGGATGGTGGGAAACCTCCAAAATCCGGCAACATGAATATTCTAATAAATGTTTTGGACATTAATGATAACGCTCCTGTCTTCACTAGAGATTATTCTGCGATGCTCGATGAAAACGCACCAGTAGGAACAACAGTCATTCAAGTGAATGCAACAGATTTAGATGAAGGACCAAATGGAGATGTTGTTTACTCTTTCAGCAGCAGTATGAGTcagaatattttaaatctatttgATATCAATCCATCAACAGGTGAGATAACCGTTACAGGTTTAATTGACTATGAGAAGAAGGACAGATATGAAATTGAAGTTGAAGCATCTGATAAAGGTTTTGCTCCtttaacaacagaaaaaggTGTGATTATCAAAATAGCTGACATGAATGACAATGCACCTGAGATTGAAGTCACCTCATTTTCCAGCTCCATCCCTGAGGACTCCAGACCTGGAACTACAGTTGCCCTTATCAGTGTCAATGACTTGGACTCTGGTCTTAATGGGAAAGTTATTTGCTCCGTAGGTGAGGATGTTCCTTTTGCTTTATCGCCCTCCATACaagataaaatgtattcattagtGACCAAATCTGCcctggacagagagaaacagtcaCATTATGACATAACAATAACTGCAAAAGACGCTGGTCAGCCTCCATTGTCCTCAGAAAAGACAGTCAGTGTGGTGGTGTCAGATGTGAATGACAACAGTCCAGAGTTTTCACTCAGTCCCTACACTTTCTATGTCACTGAAGCTAATGAGCCTGGagcctctgtgttttcagttcaaGCTTTTGATCGGGATGAGAATGAGAATGCACACATTTCCTACCATATTCTCAGAAACGGACATGACGATAATAAACTGACTTCATTTCTCAGCATAAACTCTGAAACTGGAGACATTTCTGCTCTGAAGagttttgactttgaaacaGTGAAAACCTTCCAGTTCCACGTTGTTGCGTCAGATTCAGGAAGTCCGTCTCTGAGCAGCAACGTCACAGTGAACGTGTTCATTCTGGATCAGAACGACAACGCTCCAGTCATCCTGTATCCACTCAGCTCCAACGGTTCTGCTGAAGGTGTGGAGGAGATTCCCCGCAATGTCAACGCAGGACACTTGGTGACTAAAGTCAGAGCCTATGATGTTGATATAGGATATAACGGCTGGTTactcttttcactgcaggaagTTACTGCCCACAGTCTCTTTACTTTGGACCGATATACAGGACAGATCAGGACACTTCGctcattcacagagacagacgaggCTGAGCACAAACTGCTCATACTGGTCAAAGACAATGGGAACGTGTCACTCTCAGCAACAGCTACTGTCCTTGTCAGACTTGTGGAGCCCAAAGAGGCTTTTGCAGCTTCTGATGTGAAAAGTTCATCCAGAGCAGATGAGGATAATAATGTGACTTTTTACCTGATGATAACTTTGGCCTCagtttcagcactttttctcaTCAGTATCATTGTGCTGATTGCAATGCAGTGCTCCAAATCCACAGACTACACTTCTAAATATCTACAAGAGACTAACTATGATGGGACACTGTGTCACAGCATCCAGTACAGATCTGGAGACAAACGCTACATGTTAGTTGGACCCAGGATGAGTATAGGATCTACTATAGTCCCAGGCAGCCAAGCTAACACACTAGTGCTCCCTGACAAGAGGAGGACATCTGAGGAGGTAAGGTGA